In the genome of Brevinematia bacterium, the window TAGGATATCCTTGTTCTCATACTTCAGAACCAAAGAAAAGAGCACACCAAGTGCCTCAGGCACATTAAGATTATCATCCATACTCTCAATAAACCTCTCACTCGCCTCCTTTATGTAGCTAAGGTCATCTTCACTTACCTTAACACCTACATTCGCTTCTACAACCTTCTTCATCTTGGAGATGAAAATCTCAAGATCTCTTATAGTATTCTGAGCCTGAACCACCTTTTCCTCAGTAAAATCCAAGGGTTTCTTATAGTGAGTTGATATCAGAACCAATCTTATCGCCTTGGGACCATACCCTTTAGAAAGCAAGTCCCTGAGCGTATAAAAGTTACCTTCCGACTTTGACATTTTCCTACCATTAACCATTAAATGTTCAACATGAACCCAATACCTGACAAATTCCTTACCTGACCTAGCTTCACTCTGCGCTATCTCATTCTCGTGATGAGGGAATATAAGATCTACTCCACCACCGTGAATGTCAAAAGTATCACCTAGAAACTTAGTGCTCATAACTGAACACTCAATATGCCAACCAGGCCTACCCTTGCCTATATCAGTCTCCCAGTAAACATCTCCATCCTCCTCTTTCCAAGCTTTCCAAAGCACAAAGTCAACAGCATCCTCCTTCGTATACTCATCAACCCTCACTCTGCCACTAGCACCATGCTTTACCTCCCTCCTATCAAGCTTTGACAACCTTCCATAACCCTTAAAAGACGAAATATCAAAATACACACCATCATCTGTCCTATAAGCATACCCCTTGCTAATAAGTTCTTTCACAAACTCTACAATCTCACTTATCGTTTCTGTAGCTTTGGGATAGTACGTAGCCGGCTTTATACGAATAGTTGAAATATCCTCAAAGAAAGCCTTTGCATACCTCTCCGTA includes:
- the cysS gene encoding cysteine--tRNA ligase; translated protein: MGLRIFNTLTGKVEEFRPLREGKVGMYFCGPTVYDYPHIGNLRTFVVSDVLRRYLEFIGYEVTFVMNITDIDDKTINGARREGLSLKDYTERYAKAFFEDISTIRIKPATYYPKATETISEIVEFVKELISKGYAYRTDDGVYFDISSFKGYGRLSKLDRREVKHGASGRVRVDEYTKEDAVDFVLWKAWKEEDGDVYWETDIGKGRPGWHIECSVMSTKFLGDTFDIHGGGVDLIFPHHENEIAQSEARSGKEFVRYWVHVEHLMVNGRKMSKSEGNFYTLRDLLSKGYGPKAIRLVLISTHYKKPLDFTEEKVVQAQNTIRDLEIFISKMKKVVEANVGVKVSEDDLSYIKEASERFIESMDDNLNVPEALGVLFSLVLKYENKDILEISSVEAEEVLKFIRNVKEVLDFFDMDADEVPEEVKSLVSQREILRKGRNFEQADRIRDEIISRGYTVIDTKIGTIVVKNS